Proteins encoded within one genomic window of Ottowia sp. SB7-C50:
- the frr gene encoding ribosome recycling factor, which translates to MTIADIKKNAQAKMEQSIAAFKNNLTKIRTGRANPALLDTIHVEYYGNHVPLSQVANVSLLDARTISVQPWEKGMGAKIEKAIRESDLGLNPASMGDLIRVPMPPMSEERRKEMTKIVRAEGENAKIAIRNLRRDANEAVKKLVKDKEATEDDQKRTEADVQKATDKHIAEIDALVVGKEKDIMEV; encoded by the coding sequence ATGACGATTGCCGACATCAAGAAGAACGCGCAGGCCAAGATGGAGCAGTCCATCGCCGCCTTCAAGAACAACCTGACCAAGATCCGCACCGGCCGCGCCAACCCCGCGCTGCTGGACACCATCCACGTCGAGTACTACGGCAACCATGTGCCGCTGTCGCAGGTGGCCAACGTGTCGCTGCTCGATGCCCGCACCATCAGCGTGCAGCCGTGGGAAAAGGGCATGGGCGCCAAGATCGAAAAGGCCATCCGCGAAAGCGACCTGGGCCTGAACCCGGCCAGCATGGGCGATCTGATCCGCGTGCCGATGCCGCCCATGAGCGAAGAGCGCCGCAAGGAGATGACCAAGATCGTGCGCGCCGAGGGCGAAAACGCCAAGATCGCCATCCGCAACCTGCGCCGCGACGCCAACGAGGCGGTGAAGAAGCTGGTCAAGGACAAGGAAGCGACCGAGGACGACCAGAAGCGCACCGAAGCCGACGTCCAGAAGGCCACCGACAAGCACATCGCCGAGATCGATGCGCTGGTGGTGGGCAAGGAAAAGGACATCATGGAGGTATGA
- the tsf gene encoding translation elongation factor Ts, with amino-acid sequence MAAITASMVAELRAKTDAPMMECKKALTEADGDMARAEEILRVKLGTKAGKAASRVTAEGVIAAHVASDVGAMIEVNCETDFVTKNDMFLNMAAAAAKLVAEQNPADVAALGALAYSQDGYGPTLEDVRVGLIGKIGENMSFRRFVRKAGKVASYVHGTRIGVLVEYSGDEVAAKDVAMHVAAMKPVALTSANVPAELIERERSVAAAKAQESGKPADIAAKMVEGSVQKYLKEVSLFNQPFVKNDKQSVEQMLKEKGTQVTGFTLYVVGEGIEKKQDDFAAEVAAQVAAASKA; translated from the coding sequence ATGGCAGCAATCACCGCAAGCATGGTCGCCGAACTGCGCGCCAAGACCGACGCACCCATGATGGAGTGCAAGAAGGCACTGACCGAGGCCGACGGCGACATGGCCAGGGCCGAAGAAATCCTGCGCGTCAAGCTGGGCACCAAGGCCGGCAAGGCCGCGAGCCGCGTGACGGCCGAAGGCGTGATCGCTGCCCATGTGGCCAGCGACGTGGGCGCCATGATCGAAGTCAACTGCGAAACCGACTTCGTGACCAAGAACGACATGTTCCTGAACATGGCCGCCGCTGCCGCCAAGCTGGTGGCCGAGCAGAACCCGGCCGACGTCGCCGCCCTGGGCGCGCTGGCGTACAGCCAGGACGGCTACGGCCCCACGCTGGAAGACGTGCGCGTGGGCCTGATCGGCAAGATCGGCGAGAACATGAGCTTCCGCCGCTTCGTGCGCAAGGCCGGCAAGGTGGCCAGCTACGTGCACGGCACGCGCATTGGCGTGCTGGTCGAGTATTCGGGCGATGAAGTGGCCGCCAAGGACGTGGCCATGCACGTGGCCGCCATGAAGCCCGTGGCCCTGACCAGCGCCAACGTGCCGGCCGAACTGATCGAGCGTGAGCGCAGCGTCGCCGCCGCCAAGGCGCAGGAATCCGGCAAGCCGGCCGACATCGCCGCCAAGATGGTCGAAGGCTCGGTGCAGAAGTACCTGAAGGAAGTCTCGCTGTTCAACCAGCCCTTCGTGAAGAACGACAAGCAGTCGGTCGAGCAGATGCTGAAGGAAAAAGGCACGCAAGTGACCGGCTTCACGCTGTACGTGGTGGGCGAGGGCATCGAGAAGAAGCAGGACGACTTCGCCGCCGAGGTGGCTGCGCAGGTTGCTGCAGCGAGCAAGGCCTAA
- the uppS gene encoding polyprenyl diphosphate synthase translates to MTSPSAAMPHHIAIVMDGNGRWAKRRLMPRIAGHRQGVESLRRCIRACAERGVGVLTVFAFSSENWNRPEEEVSGLMELMGKALTREVPELRKGGIRLHFVGDRGGLSERMQRGLAQAEADTADNGRMVLNVCFNYGGRWDIAQAASKLVARGEPITEAALDRAMALAHVADPDLLIRTGGEQRISNFLLWQCAYSELYFSDRLWPDFDEAALDEALASYAARERRFGQTSEQVARVAAG, encoded by the coding sequence ATGACATCGCCGTCCGCTGCCATGCCGCATCACATTGCCATCGTCATGGATGGCAATGGGCGTTGGGCCAAGCGTCGGCTGATGCCGCGCATTGCGGGGCATCGCCAGGGCGTGGAGTCGCTGCGGCGCTGCATTCGCGCCTGCGCCGAGCGCGGGGTGGGGGTGCTGACGGTGTTTGCGTTCTCGTCGGAGAACTGGAACCGGCCCGAGGAAGAGGTCAGTGGCCTGATGGAACTGATGGGCAAGGCGCTGACGCGCGAGGTGCCGGAGTTGCGCAAGGGCGGCATCCGCCTGCATTTCGTGGGCGATCGCGGCGGGCTGTCCGAGCGCATGCAGCGCGGCCTGGCGCAGGCCGAGGCCGATACCGCCGACAATGGGCGCATGGTGCTGAATGTGTGCTTCAACTACGGCGGGCGCTGGGACATCGCGCAGGCGGCGTCCAAGCTGGTCGCGCGCGGCGAACCCATCACCGAGGCCGCGCTGGACCGCGCGATGGCGCTGGCGCACGTGGCCGACCCGGATCTGCTGATCCGCACCGGCGGCGAGCAGCGCATCAGCAACTTCCTGCTGTGGCAGTGCGCCTACAGCGAACTGTATTTCAGCGACCGGCTCTGGCCCGACTTCGACGAGGCCGCGCTGGACGAGGCGCTGGCCTCGTATGCGGCGCGCGAGCGGCGCTTCGGGCAGACCTCCGAGCAGGTCGCGCGCGTCGCCGCGGGCTGA
- the pyrH gene encoding UMP kinase, whose protein sequence is MTKAKPAHKRILLKLSGEALMGDDAFGINRATIERIVGEIAEVTRMGVQVAVVIGGGNIFRGVAGGSAGMDRATADYMGMLATVMNALALADAMNHQGLTARVMSAIGIEQVVEPYVRPKALQYLEEGKVVVFAAGTGNPFFTTDTAAALRGAEIGAELVLKATKVDGVYTADPKKDPKATRYTKLSFDEAMTRNLGIMDATAFALCRDQKLPIKVFSIFKPGALKNVVQGSDEGTLVHV, encoded by the coding sequence ATGACCAAAGCCAAACCTGCCCACAAGCGAATCCTGCTCAAGCTGTCCGGCGAAGCCTTGATGGGCGACGACGCGTTCGGCATCAACCGCGCCACCATCGAGCGCATCGTGGGCGAGATCGCTGAAGTGACGCGCATGGGCGTGCAGGTGGCGGTGGTGATTGGCGGCGGCAACATCTTTCGCGGCGTGGCGGGCGGATCGGCCGGCATGGACCGCGCCACCGCCGACTACATGGGCATGCTGGCCACGGTGATGAACGCACTGGCGCTGGCCGACGCCATGAACCACCAGGGCCTGACGGCGCGCGTGATGAGCGCCATCGGCATCGAGCAGGTGGTCGAGCCCTACGTGCGCCCCAAGGCGCTGCAGTACCTCGAAGAAGGCAAGGTCGTCGTGTTTGCCGCCGGCACCGGCAACCCGTTCTTCACCACCGACACCGCTGCCGCCCTGCGCGGGGCCGAGATCGGCGCCGAACTGGTGCTGAAGGCCACCAAGGTGGACGGCGTGTACACCGCCGACCCCAAGAAGGACCCCAAGGCCACGCGCTACACGAAGCTGAGCTTCGACGAGGCCATGACCCGCAACCTGGGCATCATGGACGCCACCGCCTTCGCCCTGTGCCGCGACCAGAAGCTGCCGATCAAGGTGTTCTCGATCTTCAAGCCCGGCGCGCTGAAAAACGTGGTGCAGGGCAGCGACGAGGGCACGCTGGTGCATGTCTGA
- the rseP gene encoding RIP metalloprotease RseP, translated as MLLTLIAFIAALALLIAIHEWGHYRMAVACGVKVLRFSVGFGKTIARFKPKHQRPGQDTEFVIGMLPLGGYVRMLDEREAPVDEGERHLAFNTQPLKKRALIVAAGPAANLVLAVLLYALVNWIGVDEPRAILSPPVAGSLADKAGLQAGDVVRQAALAGDELEPVASFDSLRWVLTRAALDGQDVVVDVVRGDGRGREVKLPLSSLTLREPDARLFRAIGIVSPLSRPVMGEVMSGGAAQKAGLRQGDVVRRVGLTEVTDGQQLRELIRASGQSGRAAAAEWQVERAGRLLSLTVQPDVQHDKGQPVGRIGAYVGAMPEMVTVRQGPLDGLCSGAVRVWEVSTLSLKLLGRMLMGELSLKNLSGPIAIADYAGKSASQGLTYYLAFLAFISVSLGVLNLLPVPVLDGGHLMYYLWEAVTGRPVSGVWLERLQYVGMSVLLAMMAIAMVNDIAGRLG; from the coding sequence ATGTTGCTGACCCTGATTGCCTTCATCGCTGCGCTGGCTCTGCTGATCGCCATACACGAATGGGGCCACTACCGCATGGCGGTGGCCTGCGGCGTCAAGGTGCTGCGCTTTTCGGTCGGCTTCGGCAAGACCATTGCGCGCTTCAAGCCCAAGCACCAGCGCCCGGGCCAGGACACCGAATTCGTCATCGGCATGCTGCCCCTGGGCGGCTACGTCAGGATGCTGGACGAGCGCGAAGCCCCGGTGGACGAGGGCGAGCGGCACCTGGCCTTCAACACACAGCCGCTGAAGAAGCGCGCGCTCATCGTCGCCGCCGGGCCGGCGGCCAATCTGGTGCTGGCTGTGCTGCTGTACGCGCTGGTCAACTGGATCGGTGTCGACGAGCCGCGCGCCATCCTGTCGCCGCCGGTGGCCGGCTCGCTGGCCGACAAGGCCGGCCTGCAGGCCGGTGATGTAGTGCGCCAGGCCGCGCTGGCGGGTGACGAACTGGAGCCGGTGGCGTCCTTCGACTCTCTGCGCTGGGTGCTGACGCGCGCCGCGCTGGACGGGCAGGACGTGGTGGTCGACGTGGTGCGCGGGGACGGGCGGGGCCGCGAAGTGAAGCTGCCGCTGTCGTCATTGACCCTGCGCGAACCCGATGCGCGGCTGTTCCGCGCCATTGGCATCGTCTCGCCGCTGAGCCGGCCCGTCATGGGCGAGGTCATGTCGGGCGGCGCCGCCCAGAAGGCGGGCCTGCGCCAGGGCGATGTCGTGCGCCGTGTCGGCCTCACCGAGGTCACCGACGGGCAACAGTTGCGCGAGCTGATTCGTGCCAGCGGGCAGTCTGGCCGCGCCGCCGCCGCCGAATGGCAGGTCGAGCGCGCCGGCCGGCTGCTGAGCCTGACCGTGCAGCCCGACGTTCAGCACGACAAGGGCCAGCCCGTGGGCCGCATTGGCGCCTACGTTGGCGCCATGCCCGAGATGGTGACCGTGCGCCAGGGGCCGCTGGACGGCCTGTGTAGCGGCGCCGTCAGGGTGTGGGAAGTGTCCACGCTGTCGCTCAAGCTGCTGGGTCGCATGCTGATGGGCGAGCTGTCGCTGAAGAACCTGAGCGGGCCGATCGCCATCGCCGACTACGCCGGCAAGTCGGCCAGCCAGGGGCTGACGTATTACCTGGCCTTCCTGGCGTTCATCAGCGTGAGCCTGGGCGTGCTCAACCTGCTGCCCGTGCCCGTCCTCGACGGAGGACACCTGATGTATTATCTTTGGGAGGCGGTGACGGGGCGGCCCGTCTCCGGCGTGTGGCTGGAGCGACTCCAATACGTGGGCATGTCGGTGCTGCTGGCCATGATGGCCATCGCGATGGTCAACGACATCGCGGGCCGGCTGGGCTGA
- a CDS encoding phosphatidate cytidylyltransferase: MLLPRVITALVLLAILLPALFAASPTPFIALSLVLIAAAAWEWARLNQVRGAGALATGALCAVLCAGLWWGGAVDRHLPWLWAGAALLWVLGGGWLLARGVAGWPQVPRALRWAGGVLALAMAWLAMAQARRIGVNFLLSVLVLVWAADVFAYFFGRALGGRLTGGRKLAPAISPGKSWEGVWGGMLGVLLVGIAWVWADSAYQTGAASLYTRLYQSSALLLVLGGLFLAAMSVVGDLIESLVKRSAGMKDSSRLLPGHGGVLDRIDALLPVLPLAMLLVSLKDGL, translated from the coding sequence GTGCTGTTGCCACGCGTCATCACCGCTCTGGTGCTGCTGGCCATTCTGCTGCCGGCGCTGTTCGCCGCGTCGCCCACCCCGTTCATTGCGCTGTCGCTGGTGCTGATCGCTGCGGCGGCGTGGGAGTGGGCGCGGCTCAACCAGGTGCGCGGCGCGGGCGCGCTCGCCACCGGCGCGCTGTGTGCCGTGCTGTGCGCGGGCCTGTGGTGGGGCGGCGCGGTGGACCGGCACTTGCCGTGGCTGTGGGCCGGGGCCGCGTTGCTGTGGGTGCTGGGCGGCGGCTGGCTGCTGGCGCGCGGGGTGGCCGGCTGGCCCCAGGTGCCGCGTGCCCTGCGCTGGGCTGGCGGCGTGCTGGCACTGGCGATGGCCTGGCTGGCGATGGCGCAGGCGCGGCGCATCGGTGTCAATTTTCTGCTGTCGGTGCTGGTGCTGGTGTGGGCGGCCGACGTGTTTGCCTATTTCTTTGGGCGCGCGCTGGGCGGCAGGCTGACGGGCGGTCGCAAGTTGGCGCCGGCCATCAGCCCCGGCAAGAGCTGGGAAGGCGTGTGGGGCGGCATGCTGGGCGTGCTGCTGGTCGGCATTGCATGGGTATGGGCTGACAGCGCTTACCAGACGGGCGCTGCCAGCCTGTACACCCGGCTGTATCAGTCCAGCGCGCTGCTGTTGGTGCTGGGCGGTCTGTTCCTGGCGGCGATGAGCGTGGTGGGCGACCTGATCGAATCGCTGGTCAAGCGCAGTGCGGGCATGAAGGATTCCAGCCGTCTGCTGCCGGGGCATGGCGGTGTGCTCGACCGCATCGACGCGTTGTTGCCCGTGTTGCCGTTGGCGATGCTGCTGGTGTCGCTGAAGGACGGGCTGTGA
- the rpsB gene encoding 30S ribosomal protein S2 has translation MSVTMRQMLEAGVHFGHQTRFWNPKMAPFIFGHRNKIHIINLEKSLPMFQDAQKFAKQLAANRGTILFVGTKRQAREIVAEEARRAGMPYVETRWLGGMLTNFKTVKTSLKRLKDMKAQQEAGLDSMSKKEQLMFSREMEKLEKDIGGIQDMGALPDAIFIIDVGYHKIAVSEAKKLGIPLIGVVDSNHNPDGIDYVIPGNDDSAKAVTLYARGMADAVLEGKANAVNDVIKAVQAEGTDEFVEVEDASAA, from the coding sequence ATGTCCGTGACCATGCGTCAAATGCTGGAAGCCGGTGTCCACTTCGGCCACCAGACCCGCTTCTGGAACCCCAAGATGGCTCCGTTCATCTTCGGCCATCGCAACAAGATCCACATCATCAACCTGGAAAAATCGCTGCCGATGTTCCAGGACGCGCAGAAGTTCGCCAAGCAACTGGCGGCCAACCGCGGCACCATCCTGTTCGTGGGCACCAAGCGCCAGGCGCGCGAGATCGTGGCCGAAGAGGCCCGTCGCGCCGGCATGCCCTACGTCGAGACGCGCTGGCTCGGCGGCATGCTGACCAACTTCAAGACCGTCAAGACCTCGCTCAAGCGCCTGAAGGACATGAAGGCCCAGCAGGAAGCCGGCCTGGACAGCATGAGCAAGAAAGAGCAGCTCATGTTCTCGCGCGAGATGGAAAAGCTCGAAAAAGACATCGGCGGCATCCAGGACATGGGTGCGCTGCCGGATGCCATCTTCATCATCGACGTCGGCTACCACAAGATCGCCGTGTCCGAAGCCAAGAAGCTGGGCATTCCGCTGATCGGCGTGGTCGATTCCAACCACAACCCCGACGGCATCGACTACGTCATCCCCGGCAACGACGACTCGGCCAAGGCCGTGACGCTGTACGCCCGCGGCATGGCCGACGCCGTGCTGGAAGGCAAGGCCAACGCCGTCAACGACGTGATCAAGGCCGTGCAGGCCGAAGGCACCGACGAGTTCGTCGAAGTCGAGGACGCCAGCGCCGCCTGA
- the bamA gene encoding outer membrane protein assembly factor BamA, with protein sequence MKSIAQRFRLRSAVLLVTTAFAAQVAWAVDPFTVRDIRVEGLQRVEPGTVFASLPVRVGETYNDEKGAAAIRSLFGLGLFNDVRLEVQGDVLVVIVQERPTVAAVEFAGNKEFTNDVLQGVLRDAGLAAGRPYDRALADRAEQELKRQYINRSLYGAEVVTTVTPSERNQVRLTFNITEGRAARIKDIEIIGNRSFSDSRLRDLFDLDTGGWLSWYTKSDQYSRAKLNADLEALRSFYLARGYLDFKIDSTQVAMAPDKESIGITVNITEGERFVVSGVSLDGNYLQKDDEFKSLVKIKPGEAYNADQVAQTTKAFTEHFGNYGYAFAQVEAVPEVDRVNNRVALTLRAEPSRRAYVRRINIHGNARTRDEVIRREFRQYESSWYDAEKIRLSRDRVDRLGYFTELSVSTADVPGAPDQVDLNVEVKEKPTGSVSIGAGYSTAEKLAFTFGLSQENVFGSGNKLDLQLNTGKYNRTVVVSATDPYFTSNGVSRKVDVYYRTQKPYQDQGGNYTLITMGVGLKFGVPVTELDTVYLGMNAERTRIKPGTNIPAAYLDYAERFGYSSSAFPFTLGWSRDSRDSALAPNAGRYQRLLGELGLFGDARYVKANYQYQQYIPLSKQYTLAFNGEAGWGKGLGGRPFPVFKNFYAGGLGSVRGYEQSTLGPRDVTGAFIGGTRKFVLNTEFITPFPGAGNDRTLRLFGFVDAGALYGEHDKISADALRYSTGVGLSWISPLGPLRFAFAVPLRKKPGDRIQRLQFQIGTSF encoded by the coding sequence ATGAAATCCATCGCACAACGTTTCCGTCTGCGGTCCGCGGTTCTACTGGTGACCACGGCTTTCGCGGCCCAGGTGGCCTGGGCGGTCGACCCCTTCACCGTGCGCGACATCCGGGTCGAAGGCCTGCAGCGCGTCGAACCCGGCACCGTGTTCGCGTCGCTGCCGGTGCGCGTGGGCGAAACCTACAACGACGAAAAGGGCGCGGCGGCCATCCGCTCGCTGTTCGGCCTGGGCCTGTTCAACGACGTGCGCCTTGAAGTGCAGGGCGACGTGCTGGTGGTCATCGTGCAGGAGCGGCCCACGGTGGCGGCCGTCGAATTTGCCGGCAACAAGGAATTCACCAACGACGTGCTGCAGGGCGTGCTGCGCGATGCCGGCCTGGCTGCCGGCCGGCCGTACGACCGCGCGCTGGCCGACCGTGCCGAGCAGGAACTTAAGCGCCAGTACATCAACCGCAGCCTGTACGGCGCCGAGGTGGTGACCACCGTCACGCCGTCCGAGCGCAACCAGGTGCGCCTGACCTTCAACATCACCGAAGGCCGCGCCGCGCGCATCAAGGACATCGAGATCATCGGCAATCGCTCCTTCAGCGACAGCCGCCTGCGCGACCTGTTCGACCTGGACACCGGCGGCTGGCTGTCGTGGTACACCAAGAGCGACCAGTATTCGCGCGCCAAGCTCAATGCCGACCTGGAGGCGCTGCGCTCGTTCTACCTGGCGCGCGGTTATCTCGACTTCAAGATCGATTCCACGCAGGTGGCGATGGCGCCCGACAAGGAATCGATCGGCATCACCGTCAACATCACCGAGGGCGAGCGCTTCGTGGTGTCGGGCGTGTCGCTGGACGGCAATTACCTGCAGAAGGACGACGAGTTCAAGTCGCTTGTCAAGATCAAGCCCGGCGAGGCCTACAACGCCGATCAGGTGGCGCAGACGACCAAGGCCTTCACCGAGCATTTCGGCAACTACGGCTACGCCTTCGCCCAGGTCGAAGCGGTGCCCGAAGTCGACCGCGTCAACAACCGCGTGGCCCTCACGCTGCGCGCCGAACCGTCACGCCGCGCCTACGTGCGCCGCATCAACATCCACGGCAACGCGCGCACGCGCGACGAGGTCATCCGCCGCGAATTCCGCCAGTACGAATCGAGCTGGTACGACGCCGAGAAAATCCGCCTGTCGCGCGACCGCGTCGACCGCCTGGGCTACTTCACCGAACTGTCCGTCAGCACCGCCGACGTGCCGGGCGCGCCCGACCAGGTCGACCTGAACGTCGAGGTCAAGGAAAAGCCCACCGGCAGCGTCAGCATCGGCGCCGGCTATTCGACGGCCGAGAAGCTGGCCTTCACCTTCGGCCTGTCGCAGGAAAACGTGTTCGGCTCGGGCAACAAGCTTGACCTGCAGCTCAACACCGGCAAGTACAACCGCACCGTCGTGGTCAGCGCGACCGACCCGTACTTCACGTCCAACGGCGTGTCGCGCAAGGTCGACGTCTACTACCGCACCCAGAAGCCGTATCAGGACCAGGGCGGCAACTACACGCTCATCACCATGGGTGTGGGCCTGAAGTTCGGCGTGCCGGTGACCGAACTGGACACCGTGTACCTGGGCATGAACGCCGAGCGCACGCGCATCAAGCCGGGCACCAACATCCCGGCCGCCTACCTCGACTATGCCGAGCGCTTCGGCTACAGCAGCTCGGCGTTCCCGTTCACGCTGGGCTGGTCGCGCGACTCGCGCGACAGCGCGCTGGCGCCCAACGCCGGCCGCTACCAGCGCCTGCTGGGCGAACTGGGCCTGTTCGGCGACGCGCGCTACGTCAAGGCCAACTACCAGTACCAGCAATACATTCCGCTGTCCAAGCAATACACGCTGGCCTTCAACGGCGAGGCGGGCTGGGGCAAGGGGCTGGGCGGGCGGCCGTTCCCGGTGTTCAAGAACTTCTACGCCGGCGGCCTGGGCTCGGTGCGGGGCTACGAGCAGTCCACGCTCGGCCCGCGCGACGTCACCGGCGCCTTCATCGGCGGCACGCGCAAGTTCGTGCTCAACACCGAATTCATCACGCCCTTCCCCGGCGCGGGCAACGACCGCACGCTGCGCCTGTTCGGCTTCGTCGACGCGGGTGCGCTGTACGGCGAACACGACAAGATCAGCGCCGACGCGCTGCGCTATTCGACGGGCGTGGGCCTCAGCTGGATTTCGCCGCTGGGCCCGCTGCGCTTCGCCTTTGCCGTGCCGCTGCGCAAGAAGCCGGGCGATAGAATCCAACGTTTGCAATTCCAGATCGGAACCTCGTTTTGA
- a CDS encoding OmpH family outer membrane protein has translation MVVALCSAAVAAPWAQAQDGTRIGFVNTDRMLREATPAKAAQTKLEQEFSRREKEIDDAGSALKTASERFEREAPTMNDTQRNSRQRQLMEQDREFQRRRREFQEDLNARKQEELQHILDRANRVVKQVAEAEKYDVILQEAVYVNPRLDITDKVIKALNSGK, from the coding sequence ATGGTGGTGGCGCTGTGCAGCGCCGCAGTCGCCGCGCCGTGGGCCCAGGCCCAGGACGGCACGCGAATCGGCTTTGTCAACACGGACCGCATGCTGCGTGAGGCCACGCCCGCCAAGGCGGCCCAGACCAAGCTGGAGCAGGAGTTCTCGCGCCGCGAAAAGGAAATCGACGACGCGGGTTCGGCGCTGAAGACCGCGTCCGAACGCTTCGAGCGCGAAGCGCCGACGATGAACGACACCCAGCGCAATTCGCGCCAGCGCCAGCTGATGGAGCAGGACCGCGAATTCCAGCGCCGCCGCCGCGAGTTTCAGGAAGACCTGAACGCGCGCAAGCAGGAAGAGCTGCAGCACATCCTCGACCGCGCCAACCGCGTGGTCAAGCAGGTGGCCGAGGCCGAGAAGTACGACGTCATCCTGCAGGAAGCCGTGTACGTCAACCCGCGGCTCGACATCACCGACAAGGTGATCAAGGCGCTGAACAGCGGCAAGTGA
- a CDS encoding 1-deoxy-D-xylulose-5-phosphate reductoisomerase, with protein MSRLRVAVLGSTGSIGTNTLDVIARHPDRFEVVALAAATQVDLMLAQCARFKPRVAVMASAPHALELDRKIKLEGLPTQVDLAPDAIEIVASCDDVDAVMAAIVGAAGLAPCLAAARAGKRLLLANKEALVVGGDVFMRAVAEGGATLLPIDSEHSAIFQSLPDDPATWAQRIDRIILTASGGPFRTRAPSSLRDVTPSQACAHPNWVMGRKISVDSATMMNKALEVIEARYLFGVSPDQLDVVIHPQSVIHSMVQYKDTSVVAQLGTPDMRVPIAYGLSWPDRIESGAQALDFRGLQNLTFEAIDSEDHRQRYPGLALAWEALRAEPGTCAVLNAANEVAVAAFLDGAIRFDQIHAVNRATLDAVAPRTPDGLQALLELDGRARGAAAACVRRVAG; from the coding sequence GTGAGCCGGTTGCGCGTGGCGGTGCTCGGCTCCACCGGGTCGATCGGCACGAATACCCTCGATGTGATTGCGCGGCATCCGGACCGCTTTGAAGTGGTGGCGCTGGCCGCCGCCACCCAGGTCGACCTGATGCTGGCGCAGTGCGCGCGCTTCAAGCCGCGCGTGGCCGTGATGGCCAGCGCGCCGCACGCGCTCGAACTGGACCGAAAAATCAAGCTGGAAGGCCTGCCGACGCAGGTTGATCTTGCGCCTGACGCTATTGAAATAGTAGCGTCCTGCGATGACGTGGATGCCGTGATGGCCGCCATCGTCGGCGCCGCCGGCCTGGCGCCGTGCCTGGCTGCGGCACGCGCGGGCAAGCGCCTGTTGCTGGCCAACAAGGAGGCGCTGGTCGTCGGCGGCGACGTGTTCATGCGCGCGGTGGCCGAAGGCGGGGCGACGCTGCTGCCCATCGACAGCGAGCACTCCGCCATCTTCCAGTCCCTGCCCGACGACCCAGCCACCTGGGCGCAGCGCATCGACCGCATCATCCTCACCGCGTCGGGCGGCCCATTTCGCACCCGCGCGCCGTCCAGCCTGCGCGACGTGACCCCCAGCCAGGCCTGCGCGCACCCCAACTGGGTGATGGGCCGCAAGATCTCGGTCGATTCGGCCACCATGATGAACAAGGCGCTGGAGGTCATCGAGGCGCGCTACCTGTTTGGCGTGTCGCCCGACCAGCTTGACGTAGTGATCCACCCGCAAAGCGTCATCCACTCGATGGTGCAGTACAAGGATACCTCGGTCGTGGCCCAACTGGGCACGCCCGACATGCGCGTGCCCATCGCGTACGGGCTGTCGTGGCCCGACCGCATCGAGTCCGGCGCCCAGGCGCTGGATTTCCGCGGCCTGCAGAACCTGACGTTTGAAGCCATCGACAGCGAGGACCATCGCCAGCGCTACCCCGGCCTGGCGCTGGCTTGGGAAGCGCTGCGGGCTGAGCCGGGCACCTGCGCGGTGCTGAACGCCGCCAACGAAGTGGCCGTAGCGGCTTTTCTGGACGGCGCAATCCGCTTCGACCAGATCCACGCCGTCAACCGTGCCACACTCGATGCGGTGGCGCCGCGCACGCCCGACGGGCTGCAGGCGCTGCTCGAACTCGATGGCCGCGCGCGCGGCGCCGCCGCTGCGTGCGTGCGCCGCGTCGCCGGCTGA